In Mercurialis annua linkage group LG5, ddMerAnnu1.2, whole genome shotgun sequence, a single genomic region encodes these proteins:
- the LOC126681658 gene encoding uncharacterized protein LOC126681658, translated as MATENFFITLKPFLDGSNYKVWKYMMENYLDMQGVDLWSVFLRGWTPPCDKNGALLKRQDWSIEQVKENGMNRKAITTLLSSISREEQGRIQHLNCAKQMWETLESYYEGTQQVKGKKLELLLGEYEGFKGLPNEDVVMMTSRLLKIVHSLEQLGKFFKLNEINGKILRSLPILLWQPKTTAIIETHDLSTLRTDELIGKLLLYEMSYIKLIQAEMAKEKGIAFKASTSAIVEDNKEESNEEEILRLTKRVNELKMKENGNYGRPSSSRKSSKGGPKTFWDGDSQCDGDSHHDANLCLMSFEEEPTLEVNPQSFLSWDWDGIGVESYDACLNVKNDVVDNVIDDIVDDDAHDDDDDMYSMLDELVIKCGDYKAKMLFFKNEASKAKDEMIVLTKEFHELKLSNEALKSSLESIPKQGLNIDNLLKENDQLKNEILELKDSLSRFQKGKVTLDSILVSQRCPTIKFGLGYNQNASSSNGTKFVKSTLPQTSSIEVPPNLVKPIEAKKVHAQAPRPNPFLTQKAKSNKGTKPLRHGYASQYSHKWNKKTRKNSYVHASSHVQTCSHACACSYETFRAKPPQMQSNVNHSTQCFYCMKYGHTNTNCYVRKVQLRLIPLNYSSINFQGPKVVWVPK; from the coding sequence ATGGCAACCGAAAATTTTTTCATCACTCTCAAACCTTTTCTTGATGGCTCAAATTACAAAGTTTGGAAATATATGATGGAAAATTATCTTGATATGCAAGGGGTTGATCTATGGAGTGTATTTCTAAGGGGATGGACACCTCCATGTGACAAAAATGGAGCTCTTTTGAAGAGACAAGATTGGTCTATAGAGCAAGTCAAGGAGAATGGCATGAATAGAAAAGCCATTACTACTCTCCTCTCCTCAATCTCTAGAGAAGAACAAGGTAGAATTCAACACTTGAATTGTGCCAAGCAAATGTGGGAGACTCTTGAGAGCTACTATGAAGGTACACAACAAGTCAAGGGTAAGAAGCTTGAGTTGCTTCTTGGTGAGTATGAAGGCTTCAAGGGCTTGCCAAATGAAGATGTGGTGATGATGACATCAAGGCTTCTTAAGATTGTTCATAGTCTTGAGCAACTTGGGAAATTCTTCAAGCTAAATGAAATCAATGGTAAAATCCTAAGATCCCTTCCTATTCTTCTATGGCAACCTAAGACTACCGCCATCATTGAAACTCATGATTTATCCACCTTGAGGACGGATGAGTTGATTGGGAAGCTTCTTCTTTATGAGATGTCCTACATCAAACTCATTCAAGCCGAAATGGCAAAGGAGAAAGGCATTGCTTTCAAGGCTTCAACAAGTGCCATTGTAGAAGATAACAAGGAGGAAAGCAATGAGGAAGAAATCTTGAGGCTCACAAAGAGAGTAAATGAGCTCAAGATGAAGGAAAATGGCAATTATGGTAGACCCTCCTCTTCAAGGAAGAGTTCAAAAGGAGGCCCCAAGACTTTTTGGGATGGCGATTCTCAATGCGATGGAGATAGCCACCATGATGCCAACTTGTGCCTCATGTCTTTTGAGGAGGAACCAACACTAGAGGTAAACCCCCAATCTTTTCTATCTTGGGATTGGGATGGTATTGGTGTTGAATCATATGATGCATgcttaaatgttaaaaatgatgTTGTTGATAATGTTATTGATgatattgttgatgatgatgctcatgatgatgatgatgatatgtATAGCATGCTTGATGAACTAGTAATTAAATGTGGTGATTATAAAGCCAAGatgctattttttaaaaatgaggcTTCTAAAGCCAAAGATGAAATGATTGTTTTAACAAAAGAATTTCATGAGCTTAAATTGTCTAACGAAGCTCTCAAGTCAtctttagaatctatccctaagcAAGGTTTGAATATTGATAACTTGCTTAAGGAAAATGATCAACTAAAgaatgaaattcttgaattaaaagatTCACTTTCAAGATTTCAAAAAGGGAAGGTAACTTTGGATTCAATTCTTGTATCTCAAAGATGcccaaccataaaatttggACTTGGCTACAATCAAAATGCTTCTAGTTCCAATGGGACTAAATTTGTGAAGTCCACtttgcctcaaacttcttctATAGAAGTACCTCCTAATTTGGTCAAACCAATTGAGGCAAAGAAGGTGCATGCTCAAGCTCCTAGGCCTAATCCATTCTTGACTCAAAAGGCTAAGAGCAACAAGGGTACAAAACCCTTGAGACATGGTTATGCTTCTCAATATAGCCATAAATGGAACAAGAAGACTAGAAAGAACTCATATGTTCATGCATCCTCTCATGTTCAAACTTGTTCCCATGCTTGTGCTTGTTCTTATGAGACCTTTAGAGCCAAGCCACCTCAAATGCAATCAAATGTGAACCATAGTACTCAATGTTTTTATTGCATGAAATATGGTCACACTAATACTAATTGCTATGTGAGAAAAGTTCAATTAAGGTTAATTCCTTTGAACTATTCTAGCATTAACTTTCAAGGACCCAAAGTTGTTTGGGTACCTAAGTGA